Proteins from a genomic interval of Panthera tigris isolate Pti1 chromosome A2, P.tigris_Pti1_mat1.1, whole genome shotgun sequence:
- the HTR5A gene encoding 5-hydroxytryptamine receptor 5A, with protein sequence MDSPVNLTYFSLSTPAPLETNRSGLGGEDSRPSPLLSIFGVLILTLLGFLVAATFSWNLLVLATILRVRTFHRVPHNLVASMAISDVLVAALVMPLSLVHELSGRRWQLGRRLCQLWIACDVLCCTASIWNVTAIALDRYWSITRHLQYTLRTRKRVSNVMIVLTWALSAVISLAPLLFGWGETYSEDNEECQVSREPSYTVFSTVGAFYLPLCVVLFVYWKIYKAARFRVGSRTNSVSPISEPVEAKTSAQQPQMVFTVRHTTVTFQTEGDTWREQREQKAALMVGILIGVFALCWIPFFTTELISPLCSCDIPTIWKSIFLWLGYSNSFFNPLIYTAFNKNYNSAFKNFFSKQH encoded by the exons ATGGATTCGCCTGTGAACCTAACCTActtttccctctccacccccgccccttTGGAGACCAACCGCAGCGGCCTCGGCGGGGAAGACTCgcgccccagccccctcctctccatcttcGGTGTGCTTATCTTGACCTTGCTGGGCTTTCTGGTGGCCGCCACGTTCTCCTGGAACCTGCTGGTGCTGGCGACCATTCTCCGTGTGCGCACCTTCCACCGGGTTCCGCACAACTTAGTGGCGTCCATGGCCATCTCGGATGTGCTGGTGGCCGCTCTGGTCATGCCCCTGAGCCTGGTGCACGAGCTGTCCGGGCGCCGCTGGCAGCTGGGCCGGCGGCTGTGCCAGCTGTGGATCGCGTGCGACGTGCTCTGCTGCACGGCCAGCATCTGGAACGTGACGGCCATCGCGCTGGACCGCTACTGGTCCATCACCCGCCACCTGCAGTACACACTGCGCACCCGCAAGCGCGTCTCCAACGTTATGATAGTGCTCACCTGGGCGCTCTCCGCCGTGATCTCCCTGGCCCCGCTGCTCTTCGGCTGGGGGGAGACCTACTCCGAGGACAACGAGGAGTGCCAGGTGAGCCGCGAGCCGTCCTACACCGTGTTCTCCACCGTGGGCGCCTTCTACCTGCCCCTCTGCGTCGTGCTCTTCGTGTACTGGAAGATCTACAAGGCGGCCAGGTTCCGCGTGGGCTCCAGGACCAACAGTGTCTCACCCATATCGGAGCCTGTGGAG GCGAAGACCTCTGCTCAGCAGCCTCAGATGGTGTTCACAGTCCGCCACACCACCGTCACCTTCCAGACAGAAGGGGACAcgtggagggagcagagagagcagaaggcCGCCCTGATGGTGGGCATCCTCATTGGGGTGTTTGCGCTCTGCTGGATCCCTTTCTTCACCACGGAGCTCATCAGCCCCCTGTGTTCCTGCGACATCCCCACCATCTGGAAGAGCATCTTCCTTTGGCTTGGCTACTCCAACTCCTTCTTTAACCCCCTGATCTATACAGCTTTCAACAAGAACTACAACAGTGCCTTCAAGAACTTCTTTTCTAAGCAACACTGA